The sequence below is a genomic window from Oscillatoria sp. FACHB-1406.
GTAGTAAATTAAACGATAGCCACCACTTTTACCTTTTTGAGCGTCACTATTTAGGACTCTCAACTTGAAAACTGTATAGCCAACCCCAGGTACTCGCGCTCCGAGTAACTCCCCCTGTTGAAGTTTTTTGATAACGGCTTGTATGTCATTGCGAATACTGCGATATTTCTTAGCAAGAGTGCGTAGATTTTGTTTAAACGTTTGCGAAGCTTCAACTTGAATCAAAGACCGCTCAACCATCTTCAATACCTTCCCAAAGTTGAGCTACTGGAATAGTTTGTCCAGTCATGGCTTCATGCCAAGCTTGACGGAAATCTGCTAAGACTTCTGCTTGAGATCGATTGTCTAGAACTTCTTCTTCAGGGATCAGCACAATAACTTCTACTCGGCTATTTTCCTCAATTAAAAGTGGACGATCTAAAGTGAGTTGTCCCCGATCGTTAATTGTTGCCATAACTTTAAGTGCTTTCATGATTCCTCCCAGATGGTTTAAGTAGTAGTAGTTTTTAGACCAAGCCTTAAAAAATTGGGTAATACCAATTCTTATTTATTTTGCACGATTTCTTAAGAGGGCATAGCACTGCGGCTACCCTTACAGCTTAATACTATGTAATAGCCTATCTACCTATCGGCTCTGCTTTTCCTTGCCAAAATGGTTAAAGTACCTTGCCCCATCGACAGTAACGTCGCAAGTAACGCTTGGGGCGATCTCGCTCTAAAGGGGGTTGTGGAATTGGTTGACCTGCGTAGGGCGATGGATTCCTTGGCGTTGAAGCAGATTTTAAGCAATAAACAGTAAAATAGACGAAACGTTACAAACTTTATTAAGAAATCACAGAAAGCAATTATGTCAGTTTTGGCAGCGATCGCGGTTCTC
It includes:
- a CDS encoding type II toxin-antitoxin system RelE/ParE family toxin, whose translation is MVERSLIQVEASQTFKQNLRTLAKKYRSIRNDIQAVIKKLQQGELLGARVPGVGYTVFKLRVLNSDAQKGKSGGYRLIYYVKTATGIILLTVYTKSEQVDIAAEDIRSIITDYEQQMLTEQGDI